A region from the Muribaculum gordoncarteri genome encodes:
- a CDS encoding alpha/beta hydrolase, with protein sequence MKIRLTIIAVILLSLCGTVTAKEIENNDMDNLKLTQVWDKKFPKIDKVNHRKVTFTNRFGIELAADLYEPEDMSGKLSALAVAGPFGAVKEQVSGRYAQAMAERGFVTMAFDPSFTGESGGEPRNTASPDINTEDFSAAIDYLATLPEVDADRIGVIGICGWGGMALNAAAIDTRIKATVTSTMYNMSEQMHNGYQFAPMSAADLHKTKVAINAQRTADAIAGKPEYVGGFPKECPVDVPQFMLDYWDFYMSPERGYIDRAPACSTGWTKTTPLSFINTPLDTFIGDIITPVLLIHGEKAHSRYFSEEAFVRLKGDNKHLMIIPGANHTDLYDNLDVIPYDDIEQFFKSNLK encoded by the coding sequence ATGAAAATAAGACTCACAATTATTGCTGTCATATTATTGTCGCTGTGTGGCACTGTGACAGCAAAAGAAATCGAAAATAACGATATGGATAATCTGAAACTTACGCAAGTATGGGACAAGAAGTTCCCGAAGATAGACAAGGTCAATCATCGTAAAGTCACATTCACCAACCGTTTCGGCATAGAACTGGCTGCCGACCTTTATGAACCTGAGGACATGAGTGGCAAGCTGTCGGCGTTGGCTGTTGCCGGTCCTTTTGGCGCGGTCAAGGAACAGGTGTCGGGACGATATGCGCAGGCTATGGCTGAGCGCGGTTTTGTGACTATGGCCTTCGACCCTTCGTTTACGGGAGAGAGCGGCGGCGAGCCCCGCAACACGGCTTCGCCCGACATAAACACCGAGGATTTTTCGGCCGCTATAGATTATCTCGCGACATTGCCGGAGGTTGATGCCGATAGGATTGGTGTAATCGGTATTTGCGGATGGGGAGGCATGGCTCTAAATGCGGCCGCTATCGACACCCGCATCAAGGCCACCGTGACATCGACAATGTATAATATGAGTGAGCAGATGCACAATGGTTATCAGTTTGCCCCCATGTCTGCCGCCGATCTGCACAAGACCAAGGTTGCTATTAACGCGCAGCGTACAGCCGATGCCATCGCCGGAAAGCCGGAATATGTAGGCGGTTTCCCAAAAGAGTGTCCTGTCGATGTACCGCAGTTTATGCTTGATTACTGGGACTTTTACATGTCACCCGAAAGAGGATATATCGACCGTGCTCCGGCTTGTTCCACAGGATGGACTAAGACAACGCCGCTGTCATTTATCAACACGCCCCTCGATACATTCATCGGAGATATCATCACACCGGTGCTGCTTATTCACGGCGAGAAAGCTCATTCCCGTTACTTCAGCGAGGAGGCATTCGTAAGACTTAAAGGCGACAACAAGCATCTTATGATTATCCCCGGTGCTAATCACACCGACCTCTATGACAACCTCGATGTCATACCTTACGACGATATAGAGCAGTTTTTCAAGAGTAATCTGAAATAA
- a CDS encoding mechanosensitive ion channel family protein, producing MIVNVEDMMAGGMVAGGGVTPAPTDSISGFDKGMKTLESMSLDDLINRLVSGLVDFAIHLAIAILVFYVGKFIITKIYNITSSVFIRRRIDRSLATFVLSLIRIVLYFILVVTVVGILGIETSSFLALFASAGVAVGLALSGTLQNFAGGVLILLLKPYKIGDYIEAQGYSGIVKEIQIFSTIINTPDNKQIIIPNGGLSTSSINNYSKEEYRRVDWSVSIAYGDDVDVAKAAILDMLRSDDRIVVKYVEDDRKMRADRKEIEETSDNGDAESEAAVEPVEKKSWIKRVFSSRKKVTVISDRIDAEHAKTLEMLPKADRSPFVALGVLNSSSIDITVRAWTRSEFYWGVFYEMNERFYKELPEKGLHFPFPQMDVHLNHINS from the coding sequence ATGATCGTAAATGTTGAAGATATGATGGCCGGCGGAATGGTTGCCGGCGGGGGAGTCACGCCTGCTCCTACCGATTCGATTTCCGGATTTGACAAAGGCATGAAGACGCTTGAAAGCATGTCGCTTGATGATTTAATCAATCGGCTTGTGAGCGGATTGGTCGATTTTGCCATACACCTGGCTATCGCCATACTCGTATTCTATGTAGGAAAGTTTATAATCACCAAGATTTATAACATAACATCGTCGGTGTTTATAAGGCGGCGGATTGACCGTTCGCTCGCCACGTTTGTCCTGAGCCTCATACGCATAGTGCTCTATTTCATTCTTGTGGTGACGGTGGTCGGCATCCTCGGCATCGAAACGAGCTCGTTCCTCGCGCTGTTTGCATCGGCCGGTGTTGCCGTGGGTTTGGCGTTAAGCGGAACATTGCAGAATTTTGCCGGAGGAGTGCTGATATTGCTCCTCAAGCCCTATAAAATCGGTGATTACATCGAGGCGCAGGGCTATTCGGGAATCGTCAAGGAGATTCAGATATTCAGCACCATAATCAACACGCCCGACAATAAGCAGATAATCATACCTAACGGCGGATTGTCGACAAGCTCAATCAACAACTACTCCAAGGAGGAGTATCGTCGTGTCGATTGGTCGGTGTCGATAGCTTACGGCGATGATGTGGATGTCGCAAAGGCTGCGATTCTCGATATGCTCAGGAGCGATGATCGCATTGTGGTTAAGTATGTCGAGGACGACCGCAAGATGCGTGCCGACCGTAAGGAGATCGAAGAAACATCCGACAATGGTGACGCGGAATCGGAGGCAGCTGTCGAGCCTGTTGAGAAGAAGAGCTGGATTAAGCGGGTTTTCAGCAGCCGTAAGAAAGTGACCGTCATCTCCGACAGGATCGATGCCGAGCATGCCAAGACTCTTGAGATGCTGCCCAAGGCCGACCGCTCGCCGTTTGTCGCACTTGGCGTATTGAACTCAAGCAGCATCGACATAACGGTGCGCGCCTGGACACGCTCCGAATTCTATTGGGGAGTCTTCTATGAGATGAATGAGCGCTTCTACAAGGAACTTCCTGAAAAGGGCCTCCACTTCCCATTCCCTCAAATGGATGTGCATCTCAACCATATCAATAGTTAG
- the recJ gene encoding single-stranded-DNA-specific exonuclease RecJ has protein sequence MISKWNYLPLTTEEQKLETELASRYANCPPISELLVQRGISSVEEAERFFHPSLKNMHDPFLMPDMDKAVNRLNRAMGSKEKILVFGDYDVDGTTSVALVYKYLQNFYSNIEYYIPTRYDEGYGISIRTIDEAAASGVKLIIILDCGIKAIEEIKYARELGIDFIICDHHVPDEELPPAVAILNPKLEGSTYPCPHLSGCGVGYKFMQAFSMSNGIKSNELEGMLDLVAVSIAADIVPMVGENRIMAYWGLKRLSSNPNVGLRAIIKICQLNNREITISDVIFKIGPRINASGRMQSGREAVELLVSRDFAEAYQKAKNIDQYNKDRKELDKRITEEANAIIESHDKLLNDKKSIVIYNKDWHKGIIGIVASRLTELYYKPSVVLTLSNGLATGSSRSVQGFDVYSAIEASRDLLENFGGHTYAVGLSMKEENIPEFRRRFEEYVAQNILPSQLTPQLDIDAYLTFAEITPEFLGLLRKFNPFGPGNQKPVFCSRGVLDFGTSKLVGKHLEHIKLELVDNTSGKVMNGIAFNMGKYFEHIHARKPFDICYTIEENKHQNSSNSIQLQVKEIRVVTE, from the coding sequence ATGATAAGTAAATGGAATTACTTACCCCTTACTACAGAAGAACAAAAATTAGAGACGGAATTGGCGTCGCGTTACGCCAACTGTCCTCCTATTAGCGAGCTTTTGGTTCAGCGTGGCATATCGTCGGTGGAAGAGGCTGAGCGTTTCTTTCATCCGTCGTTGAAAAATATGCACGATCCGTTCCTTATGCCCGATATGGATAAAGCTGTAAACAGGCTTAACAGAGCCATGGGGTCAAAGGAGAAGATTCTGGTGTTTGGCGACTATGATGTCGATGGCACAACATCGGTGGCATTGGTCTATAAATACCTTCAGAATTTTTACTCCAACATTGAGTATTACATACCCACTCGTTACGATGAAGGGTATGGAATTTCAATCAGGACTATTGACGAGGCCGCCGCTTCGGGGGTCAAGCTCATCATAATCCTCGATTGTGGAATAAAGGCGATAGAAGAGATCAAGTATGCGCGTGAACTCGGTATCGATTTCATAATATGCGACCATCACGTGCCCGACGAGGAACTGCCTCCTGCTGTGGCCATACTGAATCCCAAGCTTGAGGGGAGTACCTATCCGTGTCCCCATCTGTCGGGTTGCGGTGTGGGCTACAAGTTCATGCAGGCGTTTTCGATGAGCAACGGCATCAAGTCCAATGAACTTGAGGGCATGCTCGACCTTGTCGCAGTAAGTATTGCCGCCGACATAGTGCCCATGGTGGGCGAGAATCGCATAATGGCCTATTGGGGATTGAAGCGCCTCAGCTCAAATCCTAATGTGGGATTGCGTGCGATAATAAAGATATGTCAGCTCAACAACCGTGAAATCACCATCAGCGATGTAATCTTCAAGATAGGGCCGCGCATCAATGCCTCGGGTCGTATGCAGAGCGGTCGCGAGGCCGTGGAACTGCTTGTGTCGCGTGACTTCGCCGAGGCCTATCAGAAGGCCAAGAACATCGACCAGTATAATAAAGACCGTAAGGAACTTGACAAGCGCATAACCGAGGAGGCCAATGCCATAATCGAGAGTCACGACAAATTGCTGAATGACAAAAAATCGATAGTCATCTACAATAAGGACTGGCATAAGGGCATAATAGGCATCGTTGCGTCGCGACTTACCGAGCTTTACTATAAGCCATCGGTTGTGTTGACGCTCTCCAACGGTCTTGCCACCGGTTCTTCGCGTTCGGTTCAGGGATTTGATGTGTACAGCGCCATCGAAGCGTCACGTGACCTTCTTGAGAACTTCGGCGGACACACTTATGCCGTGGGACTGTCGATGAAGGAGGAGAACATCCCGGAATTCCGACGCCGTTTCGAGGAGTATGTCGCACAGAACATACTGCCTTCGCAGTTGACGCCTCAACTCGACATCGACGCTTACCTCACGTTTGCCGAGATAACGCCCGAATTCCTGGGACTGCTGCGTAAGTTCAATCCCTTCGGTCCCGGCAATCAGAAACCGGTGTTCTGCTCTCGCGGTGTACTCGATTTCGGAACAAGCAAGCTTGTAGGAAAGCACCTTGAGCACATCAAGCTTGAGCTTGTCGACAACACATCGGGAAAGGTCATGAACGGTATCGCGTTCAATATGGGCAAGTACTTTGAACATATCCATGCACGCAAGCCGTTTGACATCTGCTATACGATAGAGGAGAACAAGCATCAGAATTCCTCTAACTCGATTCAGCTTCAAGTAAAGGAGATAAGGGTAGTCACCGAGTGA
- a CDS encoding clostripain-related cysteine peptidase — translation MVSCSDDDGPEVKKESSRTLLVYMVSDNSLYSFGESDLKEMLTAARNGGLKNDGRLLVYYASGLTPELREITPDGIVTLKTYDDVTSSVTVSTMRRVMADMHQLAPANDYALVMWSHSSGWLKPSVSAPQNRSWGVENSTGGAEMSIPELADALRGEHFSFMYFDCCYMGNIETLYELRGITDYVVASPTEIPSDGMPYNLNVGCFFELVPDLKGAARNTFDYYDVQSGKYRSCTISVYDMSKIDRVANATRNIMLENLTLPDDYTPQGYGVGNKFRDKYYDLGYYALSLTDNASLQSEFQSAMDDFVIYKEATDYMWNSLKLEHCSGVSSYIVKADEEGISKADNYGYFDLEWSDDVVIPAFSAHSLM, via the coding sequence TTGGTTTCTTGTAGTGATGATGACGGTCCCGAAGTGAAGAAAGAGAGCAGTCGCACTCTGCTTGTCTATATGGTTTCGGATAACAGTCTGTATTCTTTTGGAGAGAGTGATTTAAAGGAGATGCTGACTGCCGCACGTAACGGCGGATTGAAAAATGACGGACGACTTTTGGTTTACTATGCATCGGGCCTGACGCCTGAATTGCGCGAGATAACTCCCGACGGCATTGTCACGCTTAAAACCTACGATGATGTGACATCGTCGGTAACGGTGTCGACTATGCGTCGTGTCATGGCCGATATGCACCAACTTGCTCCGGCCAATGATTACGCTCTTGTCATGTGGAGCCATTCGAGCGGATGGCTTAAGCCTTCGGTGTCGGCTCCGCAGAATCGTTCATGGGGCGTTGAAAACAGTACCGGAGGTGCCGAGATGTCGATTCCCGAACTTGCCGATGCTTTGCGAGGCGAGCATTTCAGCTTCATGTACTTTGACTGCTGTTACATGGGAAATATCGAAACCCTCTATGAGCTGCGTGGAATCACCGACTATGTAGTAGCGTCACCTACCGAGATTCCGAGCGACGGAATGCCCTATAATCTTAATGTGGGATGCTTCTTTGAGCTTGTGCCTGATCTTAAGGGTGCGGCACGTAACACATTCGATTATTATGATGTCCAGAGCGGCAAATACCGCAGCTGTACGATTTCAGTGTATGACATGTCCAAGATTGACCGTGTGGCCAATGCTACGCGCAACATAATGCTTGAAAATCTTACATTGCCTGATGATTATACCCCGCAGGGCTACGGTGTGGGCAATAAATTCCGTGACAAATACTACGATTTGGGTTATTACGCGCTTTCACTCACTGATAATGCATCGCTTCAAAGCGAATTTCAGTCGGCCATGGATGATTTTGTAATATATAAAGAGGCCACCGATTACATGTGGAATTCACTGAAGCTTGAACATTGCAGCGGAGTGTCGAGTTATATAGTCAAAGCGGATGAAGAGGGAATCTCAAAGGCCGACAATTATGGCTATTTTGATTTGGAATGGAGTGACGATGTTGTCATCCCGGCTTTCTCGGCACACTCGCTGATGTAA
- a CDS encoding RecQ family ATP-dependent DNA helicase, which yields MKRALIHDILKRYWGYDSFRPRQEEIIMSVLDGRDTLGLLPTGGGKSLTFQVPAMVFEGITVVVTPLISLMKDQVDNLRAAGIRAVCLHSGLSRAEHRLALDRCRLGKAKLMYVSPEKLQSATFIDQLRSMDVSFLVVDEAHCISQWGYDFRPSYLKISLIRELFPDIPVLALTASATPVVVDDIMDKLGFKERNVYARSFSRDNLSYIVRNDFDKERRLINVLTNTSGSAIVYVRSRRRTREIADMLVRNGISADYYHAGLDATEKNEKQNNWKTDGVRVMVATNAFGMGIDKPDVRTVVHYDIPSSLEEYYQEAGRAGRDGKEAFAVLLVSRADKGRLTRMLSEMFPPKDFIRRVYELAGNFVNVAVGDGYNSVYEFNFALFLKTYDLPPLTTRSAMRLLTQAQYFEFVEEVTMQSRVMITANKSELYSVKLDEAGERVFNMLLRSYTGLFADFVYINESVIARRADVDEQKVYETMLQLSRMHILQYVPRKSTPYLYYTTSRELPKYIDMPRSVYEDQYKRLKERIEAMKRFSFGDDDCRVNVMLRYFGEKPEAPCGKCDVCRSRNRNRLTKGDKQSIKDSIIYMVGNAPRSLDYIVAESRYAEDDVIEAVRALLSSHILSIDDSDMISLTRK from the coding sequence GTGAAGCGGGCTCTCATCCATGACATCCTCAAGCGATATTGGGGTTACGACTCTTTCCGTCCAAGGCAGGAGGAGATAATCATGTCGGTCCTTGACGGGCGTGACACTCTCGGACTGCTGCCTACCGGAGGGGGAAAGTCGCTCACTTTTCAGGTGCCGGCAATGGTATTCGAGGGAATAACCGTTGTCGTCACCCCCCTTATATCGTTAATGAAGGATCAGGTCGACAACCTCAGGGCAGCGGGCATCCGAGCCGTGTGTCTACACTCGGGACTGTCACGTGCCGAGCACCGGCTGGCTCTTGACCGATGCCGTCTTGGCAAGGCCAAATTGATGTATGTGTCACCTGAGAAGCTGCAGTCGGCTACATTCATCGACCAGTTGCGTTCGATGGATGTAAGTTTCCTTGTTGTCGACGAGGCCCACTGTATATCGCAATGGGGCTATGATTTCCGTCCATCCTATCTGAAGATAAGTCTTATACGTGAGCTGTTCCCCGACATACCGGTTCTTGCGCTCACGGCGTCGGCTACACCTGTAGTGGTCGATGACATAATGGACAAACTCGGCTTCAAGGAGCGCAATGTCTACGCCCGCAGTTTTTCGCGTGACAATCTATCCTATATTGTGCGCAATGACTTTGACAAGGAGCGACGGCTGATCAATGTGCTTACCAATACATCGGGGAGTGCTATTGTATATGTGAGGTCACGCCGTCGCACAAGGGAGATTGCCGATATGCTTGTGCGTAACGGCATATCGGCCGACTACTACCATGCCGGACTTGACGCAACCGAAAAGAATGAAAAGCAGAACAATTGGAAGACCGACGGCGTGCGCGTTATGGTCGCCACAAATGCTTTCGGAATGGGCATCGACAAGCCCGATGTAAGAACCGTGGTTCATTACGACATACCATCGTCACTTGAGGAGTACTATCAGGAGGCTGGCCGAGCCGGGCGTGACGGCAAAGAGGCTTTTGCTGTTCTGCTTGTGTCACGTGCCGACAAAGGCAGGCTTACAAGGATGCTTTCCGAAATGTTTCCTCCGAAGGATTTCATACGCAGAGTGTATGAACTGGCGGGAAATTTCGTCAATGTAGCGGTTGGCGACGGTTATAATTCGGTGTACGAGTTCAATTTCGCACTGTTCCTGAAAACCTACGATTTGCCCCCGCTTACCACACGAAGTGCCATGCGCTTGCTCACCCAGGCCCAGTACTTTGAATTTGTCGAGGAGGTGACGATGCAGTCGCGCGTTATGATAACGGCCAATAAAAGCGAATTGTACTCCGTTAAGCTTGATGAAGCGGGCGAGCGCGTCTTTAATATGCTGTTGCGGAGTTACACGGGCTTGTTTGCCGACTTTGTCTACATAAATGAATCGGTTATCGCCCGTCGTGCTGATGTCGACGAACAGAAAGTGTATGAAACGATGCTTCAGCTTTCGCGCATGCACATATTGCAGTATGTGCCTCGCAAGAGCACTCCTTATTTATATTATACTACATCACGCGAGTTGCCAAAATATATCGATATGCCCCGAAGTGTCTATGAGGATCAGTACAAGCGCCTTAAGGAGCGCATTGAAGCGATGAAGCGGTTCTCGTTTGGTGACGATGACTGTCGAGTCAACGTTATGTTGCGTTACTTCGGCGAGAAACCCGAGGCACCCTGCGGAAAGTGTGATGTGTGCCGTTCCCGTAATCGTAACCGTTTGACAAAGGGTGACAAGCAGTCGATTAAGGATTCCATCATCTATATGGTAGGTAACGCTCCTCGTTCTCTCGACTATATCGTAGCCGAGTCGCGATATGCTGAAGATGATGTAATCGAAGCCGTTAGAGCGTTGTTGTCATCGCACATTCTGTCGATTGATGACAGTGATATGATTTCATTGACCCGCAAATAG
- a CDS encoding carboxymuconolactone decarboxylase family protein produces MNNRIFFTIVSILMTLTSVMAQQKIVQPSARGTKVTQTAGHQQLGDFAPEFAHLNDDILFGEVWSRNDLLSLRDRSLVTITSLISMGITDNSLKYHLTTAKQNGITRTEIAEIITHIAFYAGWPKAWAAFNLAKEVWNDDIKGEDAKTAFARTMIFPIGEPNTAYAKYFTGNSYLAPISTEQIPFFNVTFEPGCRNNWHIHKAEKGGGQMLVGVAGRGWYQEEGKPAVEILPGTVVHIPANVKHWHGAAKDSWFAHLAFEIPGEKTENVWLEPVNDEEYNKLESR; encoded by the coding sequence ATGAATAATCGTATATTTTTTACAATCGTTTCTATATTAATGACATTAACATCCGTTATGGCACAACAGAAAATAGTTCAACCCTCAGCTCGCGGCACGAAGGTGACGCAAACGGCAGGTCACCAGCAGCTTGGTGACTTCGCCCCGGAGTTCGCCCACCTCAACGACGACATCCTTTTCGGCGAAGTGTGGAGCCGCAACGACCTCCTTTCGCTGCGCGACCGCAGCCTCGTGACAATAACCTCGCTCATATCGATGGGCATAACCGACAATTCACTCAAATATCACCTGACGACAGCGAAACAGAACGGCATAACCCGCACCGAGATTGCTGAAATCATCACTCACATAGCCTTTTACGCCGGTTGGCCTAAGGCGTGGGCGGCGTTCAACCTCGCCAAGGAGGTATGGAACGATGACATTAAGGGCGAAGATGCCAAAACCGCCTTTGCCCGCACAATGATATTTCCTATTGGCGAACCTAACACCGCATACGCCAAATATTTCACAGGCAACAGCTATCTTGCTCCCATATCCACTGAACAGATTCCGTTTTTCAATGTCACTTTTGAGCCGGGGTGCCGCAACAACTGGCATATACACAAAGCAGAGAAGGGCGGAGGCCAGATGCTTGTTGGTGTTGCCGGTCGCGGCTGGTATCAGGAGGAAGGCAAACCCGCAGTGGAGATACTCCCCGGCACCGTAGTCCACATTCCCGCCAACGTGAAGCACTGGCACGGAGCAGCAAAAGACTCATGGTTTGCTCATCTTGCTTTTGAAATACCCGGCGAAAAGACTGAAAACGTATGGCTTGAACCGGTCAACGACGAAGAATACAACAAACTTGAATCACGATGA
- a CDS encoding flavodoxin gives MDKENTKALIVYYSETGTTEAIAKKISQATGADLYRIEPEQPYTSADLDWQDNNSRSSKEMNDRSARPAIKDGKVNLDNVATVYLGYPIWWDQAPHVVNTFIESNDLSGKKIITFCTSGETSIDGSVRQLKSAYPALDFVKGRRLNGASVNEIEKWISSLKK, from the coding sequence ATGGATAAGGAAAATACTAAAGCCTTGATAGTTTATTACTCTGAAACGGGTACTACCGAGGCTATTGCAAAAAAGATATCGCAGGCCACCGGCGCCGACCTATATCGTATAGAGCCGGAACAACCCTATACCTCGGCCGACCTTGACTGGCAGGACAATAATTCCCGCTCTTCCAAAGAGATGAATGACCGATCAGCGCGTCCGGCAATTAAGGACGGCAAGGTAAATCTTGACAATGTTGCCACTGTTTACCTCGGCTATCCGATATGGTGGGATCAGGCTCCTCACGTCGTCAATACATTCATTGAATCCAACGACCTCTCAGGCAAGAAAATCATAACTTTCTGCACTTCAGGCGAAACCTCTATTGACGGAAGCGTGCGACAACTCAAATCGGCATATCCTGCACTCGACTTCGTTAAAGGCAGACGCCTTAACGGAGCATCTGTCAACGAAATCGAAAAATGGATTTCATCATTGAAAAAATAG
- a CDS encoding helix-turn-helix domain-containing protein has product MTNEIKIDSIKRLNEYYEFEHLNPMITVGHYKGVLEPGVTTYEFGVYAIYIKETKGCKLNYGLTKYDFDEMSVTSFAPGQKVTSIMEEGMIQPRWSVLAFHPDFLARTPLGRKMSSYGFFSYSSNEALHLSKEEVELLGTVLSLIEREMKHSIDRHTRSIIISHIEVFLDYCLRFYERQFYTREIINNSVIEKFSAMLDSYIADDIQEHGLPTVAYFADKLNLSPGYFGELVKTSTGNTAKDMIAERLAGAARELLNDLTLSVTQIGDRLGFEYPQHFVRFFKRRTGRTPKEYREISAN; this is encoded by the coding sequence ATGACAAACGAGATAAAGATTGACTCAATAAAGCGCCTCAATGAATACTATGAGTTTGAGCATCTGAATCCCATGATCACCGTAGGGCACTATAAAGGAGTCCTGGAACCGGGTGTCACGACTTACGAATTTGGGGTGTATGCAATATATATCAAGGAAACTAAAGGCTGCAAGCTAAATTACGGCCTCACGAAGTATGATTTCGACGAAATGTCGGTGACCTCATTCGCCCCCGGCCAGAAGGTCACATCAATCATGGAAGAGGGCATGATACAGCCCCGCTGGAGCGTACTGGCTTTCCATCCCGACTTTTTAGCCCGCACACCGTTGGGTCGGAAAATGTCGTCTTACGGATTTTTCTCATACAGTAGCAACGAGGCTTTGCATCTCTCCAAGGAAGAGGTGGAGCTATTGGGAACCGTTCTCTCGCTGATTGAAAGAGAGATGAAACACAGCATCGATCGTCACACCCGCTCCATCATCATATCGCATATAGAGGTTTTCCTTGACTATTGTCTGCGCTTCTACGAGCGGCAGTTCTATACGCGCGAGATCATAAACAATTCAGTCATAGAAAAATTCAGCGCTATGCTTGACAGCTATATTGCCGATGACATACAAGAGCATGGATTGCCCACGGTTGCTTATTTCGCCGACAAACTCAATCTGTCGCCGGGCTATTTCGGCGAACTGGTTAAGACAAGTACAGGGAACACCGCCAAGGACATGATTGCGGAGCGTCTTGCGGGTGCGGCGAGAGAGCTGCTCAATGACCTCACGCTCTCCGTCACGCAAATCGGCGACAGGCTCGGATTCGAGTATCCACAACACTTTGTACGTTTTTTCAAACGGCGCACAGGCCGGACTCCGAAAGAATACAGGGAAATATCCGCTAATTGA
- a CDS encoding competence protein CoiA family protein: MVQYLYANNINGSLVDISNVTHENRERYYCPSCGIEMSAVLGNKREHHFRHKGDSCSYESYLHKISKLLLKWRFDNNYKFEIAYYVTQNCPNTDCCLRDSNCNTNIKELHIINLKDCYNICEIEGAYSGFRADIKLSNSDKPEATPLFIEVAVTHKCSPEKISSGVPIVEISVTNERDVLHPLIEQKTTEPLLHQHITLSNPQYIEEKIKFYNFDRIIYPCKQLSRFIIYKDSNDYIRGGIEKCIGLCNTVIGQYNKASLFEIQFDDSNLTKRYKYHIWYFGISFAIKEGINIQNCRICRNYNSCVIKLPTNKIDVRTKKRFFINVPISQLNDNQFNTTHQANNCRNFTYNAQFITQILNHFKDFKYCVSKPYLPYSKG; encoded by the coding sequence ATGGTTCAATATTTATATGCTAATAATATAAATGGCTCATTAGTCGACATCTCTAATGTCACACATGAAAATAGGGAAAGATACTATTGCCCGTCATGCGGCATAGAAATGAGTGCGGTTCTTGGGAATAAGCGAGAACACCATTTTAGACATAAGGGGGATTCGTGTAGTTATGAAAGTTATCTTCATAAGATTAGTAAATTGCTACTTAAATGGCGGTTTGACAATAATTATAAGTTTGAAATTGCTTATTATGTAACCCAAAACTGTCCTAATACAGACTGCTGCTTAAGAGATTCAAACTGCAATACCAATATTAAAGAATTACATATAATCAACCTTAAGGATTGCTATAATATTTGCGAAATAGAAGGGGCTTATAGTGGCTTTAGAGCCGATATTAAATTATCAAATTCAGATAAACCCGAAGCAACTCCACTGTTTATAGAAGTTGCAGTTACTCATAAATGTTCCCCTGAAAAAATATCATCGGGAGTGCCTATAGTCGAAATCTCGGTTACGAATGAACGAGATGTATTACACCCTTTAATAGAGCAGAAAACGACCGAACCTCTATTACATCAACATATAACTTTGTCTAACCCACAGTATATTGAAGAAAAAATCAAGTTTTATAATTTCGATAGGATTATTTATCCATGTAAACAACTTTCTCGTTTTATAATCTACAAAGACAGCAACGATTACATTCGGGGTGGAATAGAGAAATGCATTGGCTTATGTAACACTGTAATTGGGCAATATAATAAAGCCTCGCTATTTGAGATTCAATTTGATGATTCAAATCTTACGAAAAGGTATAAATATCATATTTGGTATTTTGGCATTTCTTTTGCCATTAAAGAAGGTATAAATATCCAAAACTGCAGAATATGTCGTAATTATAATTCTTGTGTAATAAAATTACCAACAAATAAAATTGATGTACGGACAAAAAAGCGGTTTTTTATAAATGTTCCTATTTCACAATTAAACGATAATCAGTTTAACACAACTCATCAAGCTAATAATTGCAGGAATTTTACATACAATGCACAGTTTATAACACAAATCCTTAACCATTTTAAGGATTTTAAGTATTGTGTAAGTAAACCGTATTTACCATATTCCAAAGGTTGA